DNA from Candidatus Methylomirabilota bacterium:
TCTGCCAAGGAGAAGAAGCCTTTCGAGGCGAAGAGTTTATCGTGGTACTCCCAGAACTTGCCTTGCTCCCGGGCACACTCCGACGCCTGGGCTGCTGCGACAGATTGTGGGCCCAAGATGGCCAGGTGCGTGTAGATGAACCGGACCTTCCCTGCTTTGATGTACTCCTCTTCGAGGCGGGGAAGCGTCTGCTTCCAGAATCTCCAGCAGAAGGTGCACTGGAAGTCGGAGAATTCGATGATGGTGACGGGGGCATGATCAGATCCCTTAGCAGGTCCCCTGGCCAGAAGCCTGAGGACCTCCTCTGCCCGCAGTTCTTGGGCGGAGGCGTTCGGTACTAAGGCCAGCAACGCCGCCAGACTCCACAACAAGACGAGGTTCCAGGTCTTCGATTGGACTCCTTTCGGATGATCCTTATACAGGGCACAGCTAAGACGCCTCATCGGTTTTGGCCTCCTGCACATTCCCGTCCTCGAGTACGC
Protein-coding regions in this window:
- a CDS encoding thioredoxin domain-containing protein codes for the protein MRRLSCALYKDHPKGVQSKTWNLVLLWSLAALLALVPNASAQELRAEEVLRLLARGPAKGSDHAPVTIIEFSDFQCTFCWRFWKQTLPRLEEEYIKAGKVRFIYTHLAILGPQSVAAAQASECAREQGKFWEYHDKLFASKGFFSLADRRLKQYARDLGLDGEAFDQCLDAGTHAKKVEGETGIGLALGARGTPTFFINGLKLVGAHPFQTFRSIIEDQLKTTLDFQR